One Rhizobium sp. 9140 genomic region harbors:
- a CDS encoding ABC transporter ATP-binding protein — protein sequence MADVVLDKICKTFGTEFHAIKDLSLTIRDGEFLILVGPSGCGKSTALRMIAGLEEISSGTLSIGGENVVDLSPKDRNIAMVFQSYALYPHMTVFDNIAFSMKLAGKSKDERTKRVNEIAKTLQLTKVLGSKPAELSGGQRQRVAMGRAMVREPAAFLMDEPLSNLDAKLRVQMRAEIVNLQRQLAVTTIYVTHDQTEALTMGDRVAVLKGGVLQQVDTPKILYSKPVNAFVAGFIGSPSMNLFQGRLENGHIVLPTFSLPLSTEALAQFPGLAAFEGRTVLFGIRPEDLHDSRLASGAMHPTIPATVKSIEELGSEWIVHLNIDAVRVDSGDPDAVEELSSAANAVAKFEATSHARAGERIDVAIDVAKLHFFDPESHLAL from the coding sequence GTGGCCGATGTGGTTCTGGACAAAATCTGCAAGACCTTTGGAACGGAATTCCATGCGATCAAGGATCTCAGCCTGACGATCCGCGATGGCGAGTTTCTGATCCTCGTCGGGCCTTCGGGCTGCGGCAAATCGACGGCTCTTCGCATGATCGCGGGGCTGGAGGAGATCAGCAGCGGCACGCTGAGCATCGGCGGCGAAAACGTCGTCGATCTCTCTCCCAAGGATCGCAACATTGCCATGGTGTTCCAGTCTTACGCGCTCTACCCGCACATGACGGTGTTCGACAACATCGCCTTCTCGATGAAGCTCGCGGGCAAAAGCAAGGACGAACGAACGAAACGCGTCAACGAGATCGCAAAGACCTTGCAATTAACCAAGGTGCTCGGCAGCAAGCCGGCGGAGCTTTCCGGCGGGCAGCGGCAGCGTGTGGCGATGGGGCGGGCCATGGTGCGGGAGCCGGCGGCCTTCCTGATGGACGAGCCGCTTTCCAACCTTGACGCCAAGCTGCGCGTGCAGATGCGTGCCGAGATCGTCAACCTGCAGCGCCAGCTGGCCGTGACGACGATCTACGTGACGCATGACCAGACGGAGGCGCTGACGATGGGCGACCGTGTCGCCGTGCTCAAAGGCGGCGTGCTGCAGCAGGTGGATACGCCGAAGATCCTCTACAGCAAGCCGGTCAACGCCTTTGTCGCCGGCTTCATCGGCTCGCCGTCGATGAACCTCTTCCAGGGCCGCCTCGAAAATGGTCATATCGTCCTGCCGACCTTCTCTCTGCCGTTGTCGACGGAAGCTCTCGCACAGTTCCCGGGCTTGGCGGCGTTCGAGGGGCGGACGGTGCTGTTCGGGATTCGGCCAGAAGATCTGCACGACAGCAGGCTCGCGTCCGGTGCGATGCATCCGACGATCCCGGCAACGGTCAAATCCATCGAGGAACTTGGATCGGAGTGGATCGTCCATCTCAACATCGATGCCGTCCGCGTCGATTCCGGCGACCCCGATGCCGTCGAGGAGCTGAGCAGTGCAGCGAACGCCGTGGCCAAGTTCGAAGCCACGAGCCACGCCCGTGCCGGCGAGCGGATCGACGTGGCGATCGATGTCGCCAAGCTGCATTTCTTCGACCCGGAGAGCCATCTGGCGCTCTGA
- a CDS encoding ABC transporter substrate-binding protein, whose amino-acid sequence MKATKLLATAAVWALCSTAAFADTTIEFIQWWEPEMPAGALRGIMDDFEKANPGIKVTLVSGPYATTRDQIVVGAASGTLSDVVGLDGAWVNGLAKQGAIASMDPLMANAKYDAGQIADIVKVDGNSVMFPLASFVYPVFVNLDLAKAAGIDKIPGTRTEFADAAKKMTDAAKNQYGWVLPLSLQNPGGIQNDVMSWTWASGGSMLKDGKPDLENESVVGTLEYIKSLHDAGVISPGIFAKKEQDKVEEFVNGRVGMMVDSLAHINLIRERNPKLNFGISALPAVDGYTGKRGLPYASWGIGISEGSKHKEEAWKLVEYLMSPDVNGRLVSIANAFPGNVNAKPDFSKSDPLFEEAFAIFQSGHLANEFVGLPVAEELMRQMGIEVQKMFDGSETAKDAAANTQKQWLTKF is encoded by the coding sequence ATGAAAGCGACGAAGCTTCTTGCTACCGCAGCAGTCTGGGCATTGTGCTCGACGGCTGCGTTCGCCGATACCACCATCGAGTTCATCCAGTGGTGGGAGCCGGAGATGCCTGCGGGCGCGCTCCGCGGCATCATGGACGATTTCGAGAAGGCCAATCCGGGCATCAAGGTCACGCTCGTCAGCGGCCCCTATGCCACCACCCGCGACCAGATCGTCGTCGGTGCTGCGTCAGGAACGCTCAGCGATGTCGTCGGTCTTGATGGCGCCTGGGTCAACGGCCTTGCCAAGCAGGGTGCCATCGCGTCGATGGACCCGCTGATGGCCAATGCGAAGTACGATGCCGGCCAGATCGCCGACATCGTCAAGGTCGACGGCAACAGCGTCATGTTCCCGCTCGCCTCCTTCGTCTATCCGGTGTTCGTCAATCTCGACCTTGCCAAGGCCGCCGGCATCGACAAAATCCCGGGCACCCGCACGGAATTTGCCGATGCGGCGAAGAAGATGACAGATGCGGCCAAGAACCAGTATGGCTGGGTGCTGCCGCTGTCACTGCAGAACCCCGGCGGTATCCAGAACGACGTGATGTCCTGGACATGGGCGTCCGGCGGCTCGATGCTGAAAGACGGTAAGCCGGATCTCGAAAACGAATCCGTCGTCGGCACGCTCGAATACATCAAGTCCCTGCACGACGCGGGCGTCATCTCTCCCGGCATCTTCGCCAAGAAGGAGCAGGACAAGGTCGAGGAATTCGTCAACGGCCGCGTCGGCATGATGGTCGACTCGCTGGCGCACATCAACCTTATCCGCGAACGCAATCCGAAGCTCAATTTCGGCATCTCGGCCCTGCCCGCTGTCGATGGCTATACCGGCAAGCGCGGACTGCCCTATGCCTCATGGGGCATCGGCATCAGCGAAGGCAGCAAGCACAAGGAAGAGGCCTGGAAGCTTGTGGAATACCTGATGAGCCCCGACGTCAACGGCCGCCTCGTCTCCATCGCCAATGCGTTTCCGGGCAACGTAAACGCAAAGCCCGACTTCTCGAAGTCCGACCCGCTGTTCGAAGAAGCCTTCGCGATCTTCCAGAGCGGCCATCTCGCCAACGAGTTCGTCGGCCTTCCCGTGGCCGAGGAGCTTATGCGCCAGATGGGCATCGAGGTGCAGAAGATGTTCGACGGCTCGGAAACGGCAAAGGACGCTGCCGCCAACACGCAGAAGCAGTGGCTGACCAAGTTCTAG
- a CDS encoding DUF1989 domain-containing protein: MRHEQMIVPASHGEACRVKAGQHVVIENIYGNQVVDLWALAADDAFETSSLDHTRSVNSNIFFTTGMTLMSSRRRPMLTMVADSGDVRHDTLLCPCSRELYQQLGCADGHRSCSDNFHEALSTLDRALPFTPASLNLFMNVPVAPDGMVDRRPPATVAGDTVVLRAEMDLVLVLSACPQDVTPINGASRTPRDIAVTLHDTNPAEVTA, encoded by the coding sequence ATGCGCCATGAACAGATGATCGTGCCAGCCAGCCATGGCGAGGCCTGCCGTGTGAAGGCGGGACAGCATGTTGTCATCGAAAATATCTACGGCAATCAAGTCGTGGATCTCTGGGCGCTCGCAGCAGACGATGCGTTCGAGACCTCGTCGCTCGACCATACACGCTCGGTGAACAGCAATATCTTCTTTACGACCGGCATGACGCTCATGAGTTCCCGTCGTCGCCCGATGCTGACGATGGTGGCCGACAGCGGTGACGTGCGCCACGATACGCTTCTGTGTCCGTGCAGCCGTGAGCTCTACCAGCAACTCGGCTGCGCAGACGGCCACCGCAGTTGCAGCGACAATTTCCACGAGGCTCTGTCGACGCTCGATCGTGCGCTGCCCTTCACGCCGGCCTCGCTCAACCTGTTCATGAACGTCCCCGTTGCCCCGGATGGCATGGTCGATCGCCGTCCGCCGGCAACCGTAGCCGGCGATACCGTCGTGCTGCGGGCCGAGATGGATCTGGTGCTCGTTCTCTCCGCATGCCCGCAGGATGTCACGCCGATCAACGGCGCTTCCCGCACCCCCCGGGACATCGCGGTCACCCTTCACGACACCAACCCCGCCGAGGTGACAGCATGA
- a CDS encoding carbohydrate ABC transporter permease: MQGLAVQPAKKRSSGLLTYRTRKRLVPYLYIAPATLLFSVLMLFPMIMVFRYSLMDGAIMKKDAVFVGFQNYLTIFRDAIFWQAFGQTLYFTVMSVVFHFLIGLAFALLLNTQRIDPAVRSLLRVLYILPWLFTAVIIAIIWRLLLDPNGVVNSVLMALHIVDFKVEWFSSTATALHALTFANIWAGYPLYMVSLLAGLQGISKELYEAAGIDGANELQKFWYITIPQLMPIIISIALLDFIWTMQVFPLVWMTTGGGPIYSTEVLSTYTYKLAFSQYEFSLASASAIIILVISMSVTYFYIKHQKGR; the protein is encoded by the coding sequence ATGCAAGGTCTGGCCGTCCAACCGGCGAAAAAGCGTAGCAGCGGCCTTCTGACCTATCGGACGCGAAAGCGGCTGGTCCCCTATCTCTACATTGCGCCGGCAACCCTGCTCTTCTCGGTGCTCATGTTGTTTCCCATGATCATGGTCTTCCGCTATTCGCTGATGGACGGCGCGATCATGAAGAAGGACGCGGTCTTCGTCGGCTTTCAGAACTACCTGACGATCTTCCGGGACGCGATCTTCTGGCAGGCCTTCGGACAAACGCTCTATTTCACGGTCATGAGCGTGGTCTTCCACTTCCTCATCGGCCTCGCCTTCGCGCTGCTCCTCAATACCCAGCGCATCGATCCCGCGGTTCGCAGCCTGTTGCGCGTGCTCTACATCCTGCCGTGGCTGTTCACCGCCGTTATCATCGCCATCATCTGGCGGTTGCTTCTCGACCCGAACGGCGTTGTGAACAGCGTGCTGATGGCGCTCCACATCGTGGATTTCAAAGTCGAATGGTTCTCATCCACCGCGACCGCCCTTCATGCCCTGACATTCGCGAACATCTGGGCCGGATATCCGCTCTACATGGTCAGCCTGCTGGCCGGCCTGCAGGGCATCTCCAAGGAGCTCTATGAGGCGGCCGGCATCGACGGCGCGAACGAACTGCAGAAGTTCTGGTACATCACCATCCCGCAACTGATGCCGATCATCATCTCGATCGCGCTTCTCGATTTCATCTGGACGATGCAGGTCTTCCCGCTGGTCTGGATGACGACCGGCGGCGGGCCGATCTATTCGACCGAGGTGCTGAGCACCTACACCTACAAGCTCGCCTTTTCGCAATACGAGTTCTCGCTGGCCTCGGCGAGCGCGATCATCATCCTCGTCATCTCCATGAGCGTGACCTACTTCTACATCAAGCACCAGAAGGGCAGGTAA
- a CDS encoding transporter substrate-binding domain-containing protein: MLFKTLFAVTATVASLTLGSLAHAADLELLEPGKLMVATEGTYAPFSMRAPDGTLDGLEIRVMSEVAKRLNLEYTPVLIKWDSLLVGLQADQYDVISAAMDITEARQKQVTFSNGWLESGGRVVVAEQSELKTATDLKGKTVGALVASSWTKIAEEKGATVKGYKAESDAMQDLVNGNVDAVITDAIAAAYAIKTAKMPLKMTDDYVSHVQKGFAFKMGKPHLVEAVNKALADMVSDGTYAKLTTDLVGFDPTPKDPIKTIK; the protein is encoded by the coding sequence ATGCTTTTCAAAACGCTTTTCGCCGTCACTGCAACCGTCGCAAGCCTCACGCTGGGCTCGCTCGCCCACGCCGCCGACCTCGAACTGCTGGAACCCGGCAAGCTGATGGTCGCCACGGAAGGCACCTATGCGCCCTTCAGCATGCGGGCACCCGACGGCACGCTCGATGGTCTGGAAATCCGGGTCATGTCGGAGGTCGCCAAGCGCCTGAACCTCGAATACACGCCGGTTCTCATCAAGTGGGATTCGCTGCTCGTCGGCCTGCAGGCCGATCAATATGACGTCATCAGTGCCGCGATGGACATCACCGAGGCCCGCCAGAAGCAGGTGACGTTCTCCAACGGCTGGCTGGAATCCGGCGGACGTGTCGTTGTCGCCGAACAGTCCGAACTGAAGACCGCCACTGACCTCAAGGGCAAGACCGTCGGCGCGCTCGTCGCCTCCAGCTGGACGAAGATCGCGGAAGAGAAGGGCGCGACCGTCAAGGGTTACAAGGCGGAGTCGGATGCGATGCAGGACCTCGTCAACGGCAATGTCGATGCGGTCATCACGGACGCGATCGCGGCTGCCTATGCCATCAAGACGGCAAAGATGCCGCTGAAAATGACCGACGACTATGTCAGCCATGTCCAGAAGGGCTTCGCGTTCAAGATGGGCAAGCCGCACCTCGTCGAGGCCGTGAACAAGGCGCTCGCCGACATGGTGTCTGACGGCACCTATGCCAAGCTGACGACCGACCTCGTCGGCTTCGATCCGACCCCGAAGGATCCGATCAAGACGATCAAGTAA
- a CDS encoding carbohydrate ABC transporter permease produces MAQRSSKRSSSRSILPTVLTYIGLAIGLVFAGFPILWMFFSSLKSNTEIFALPPKLLPDVYTLVAYASIFDDPVKIRFFINSYIVAGVVTLLTLLVAIITAYGFSRYAFRFKNTLNIFIISTQTVPPITLLIPYFGMVVAFGIFDTYFALILTYLVFTLPYAILLMTGYLNTLPKELDEAVLVDGGTSWTALWRVIVPVSVPGIVATAVYTFLLSWNEFLFALTLTKSMDLRTVPIGIQLLMGQHAFEWNEMMAMSVLGSLPLLLLYLFAQRYFLAGMTSGSVKS; encoded by the coding sequence ATGGCCCAACGCTCCTCCAAGCGCTCGTCAAGCCGCTCCATTCTTCCGACAGTTCTGACCTATATCGGCCTGGCGATCGGCCTCGTCTTTGCGGGTTTCCCCATTCTCTGGATGTTCTTCAGCTCGCTGAAATCCAACACGGAAATCTTCGCCCTGCCCCCGAAACTGCTGCCGGACGTCTATACGCTCGTCGCCTATGCCTCGATCTTCGACGATCCGGTGAAGATCCGCTTCTTCATCAACAGCTACATCGTCGCCGGCGTCGTCACCCTGCTGACACTGCTCGTAGCGATCATCACCGCCTATGGCTTCAGCCGCTATGCGTTTCGATTCAAGAACACGCTGAACATCTTCATCATCAGCACGCAGACCGTGCCGCCGATCACGTTGCTCATTCCCTATTTCGGAATGGTGGTCGCCTTCGGCATCTTCGATACCTACTTCGCGCTGATCCTCACCTACCTCGTCTTCACGCTGCCTTATGCCATCCTGCTGATGACCGGCTATCTTAACACGCTGCCGAAGGAACTGGACGAAGCGGTGCTGGTCGATGGCGGCACCAGCTGGACGGCCCTCTGGCGCGTGATCGTCCCGGTCTCGGTTCCCGGCATCGTGGCCACGGCGGTCTACACGTTTCTTCTGTCCTGGAACGAGTTCCTCTTTGCGCTGACGCTGACGAAATCCATGGACCTGCGCACCGTCCCGATCGGCATCCAGCTTCTCATGGGGCAACATGCCTTTGAGTGGAACGAGATGATGGCCATGAGCGTCCTCGGCTCGCTGCCGCTCCTCCTCCTCTACCTCTTCGCCCAGCGATATTTCCTCGCCGGCATGACATCGGGGTCGGTCAAGAGTTGA
- a CDS encoding amino acid ABC transporter ATP-binding protein, protein MTPPLLSLREIRKSFGENEVLKGVSLTVQAGEVVSIIGASGSGKSTFLRSINALEVPQSGFMDFEDQSFDFRTESRFFPTAAQLQSLRTRVGMVFQSYHLWPHMTVLENVTHAPIRLLKMPRKQAVEEADALLSRIGLYEKRGSYPSRLSGGQQQRVAIARALAMKPKLMLFDEVTSALDPELVHEVLVLMASLASEGMTMLLVTHEIAFARDVSSRVLFFDQGVIAEAGTPDILRHPESDRLKQFLHRILHDDVGHGYSALNAQEGQSS, encoded by the coding sequence ATGACACCGCCATTGCTGTCGCTGCGCGAGATCCGCAAGAGCTTCGGAGAGAACGAGGTTCTCAAGGGCGTTTCCCTGACGGTGCAGGCGGGTGAGGTGGTCTCCATCATCGGGGCGAGCGGCTCGGGAAAGAGCACCTTCCTGCGGTCGATCAATGCGCTGGAGGTGCCGCAATCCGGCTTCATGGATTTCGAGGACCAGTCCTTCGACTTCCGCACCGAGTCGCGCTTCTTCCCGACCGCCGCCCAGCTGCAATCGCTGCGGACCCGGGTGGGCATGGTGTTCCAGAGCTATCACCTCTGGCCGCACATGACCGTGCTGGAGAACGTCACCCACGCGCCGATCCGCCTCCTCAAGATGCCGCGCAAGCAGGCGGTCGAGGAAGCGGATGCGCTTCTGTCCCGCATCGGCCTTTATGAGAAACGCGGCAGCTACCCGTCGCGGCTGTCGGGCGGACAGCAACAGCGCGTCGCGATTGCGCGAGCGCTTGCCATGAAGCCGAAGCTGATGCTGTTCGACGAGGTCACGTCGGCGCTCGACCCGGAGCTCGTCCATGAAGTCCTCGTGCTCATGGCCTCCCTCGCCTCGGAGGGAATGACGATGCTGCTGGTCACGCACGAGATCGCATTTGCCCGTGACGTCTCGTCCCGCGTGCTGTTTTTCGACCAGGGCGTCATCGCCGAAGCGGGCACGCCCGATATTCTCCGGCACCCCGAGAGCGACCGCCTGAAGCAGTTCCTGCACCGCATCCTCCATGACGACGTCGGCCATGGGTATTCCGCCTTGAACGCGCAGGAAGGACAGTCGTCATGA
- a CDS encoding amino acid ABC transporter permease, with translation MTFVLEELQLYGPGFLKAAWTVFALTILTIVVSWACGLLAALAQRSRLRSVRAVAGFYIWFIRGTPTLIQIFIIYFGLPQFGIRLSPFTAGVLALGINSGAYIAEIVRGGLTAIPSGQSESALALGFSRAETMRTIILPQVFRIILPAVTNEAISTLKNTSLLSTITVVELTLYAQTLIAATFRPFEFYIAVAVIYLVLTTVLTLLASWLERHYARLS, from the coding sequence ATGACATTCGTTCTCGAAGAATTGCAGCTCTACGGCCCCGGCTTTCTGAAGGCCGCCTGGACGGTGTTCGCCCTGACGATCCTGACGATCGTCGTCAGCTGGGCCTGCGGGCTTCTGGCCGCTCTCGCGCAGCGGTCGCGGTTGAGATCCGTCCGTGCGGTCGCGGGCTTCTATATCTGGTTCATCCGCGGCACGCCGACGCTCATCCAGATCTTCATCATCTATTTCGGCCTGCCGCAGTTCGGCATCCGGCTGTCGCCGTTCACGGCGGGCGTACTCGCCCTCGGGATCAACAGCGGCGCCTATATCGCCGAAATCGTCCGCGGCGGCCTGACGGCGATCCCGTCCGGGCAGAGCGAGTCGGCGCTCGCGCTCGGCTTCAGCCGGGCCGAGACGATGCGCACGATCATCCTGCCGCAGGTCTTCCGCATCATCCTTCCGGCCGTGACCAACGAAGCGATCTCGACGTTGAAGAACACGTCGCTCCTGTCGACCATCACCGTCGTCGAACTGACGCTCTACGCCCAGACCCTTATCGCCGCGACCTTCCGCCCCTTCGAATTCTACATTGCGGTCGCGGTCATCTATCTCGTCCTGACGACCGTCCTGACGCTTCTCGCATCGTGGCTGGAGCGCCATTATGCCCGGTTGAGCTGA